The following DNA comes from Methanobrevibacter ruminantium.
TTAATTTTTATAATTATCTTAATAATTAAAATATGAAAAGGTGTTATTTTGGATATAAATTTAAAAGAAATAGCAGTTTATATTGTCCTTATCATTTTTGTTCTTATTGCTGCACAACACTTGAATGTGGTTGTATCCGGCAGTATGGAACCTGTTATGTATAGGGGAGATATTGTAGTGCTTGAAAAAGCAAACTTACTCGGATTGCAGGAGTTCAATCCTGCTGAAGTTGAAGTTGGAGACATTGTAGTCTACAATGCAGCTTGGCATGAGGGACCTGTTATTCACAGAGTGATTGAAAAAGGCCAAATAAATGGCACTACAGTCTTTAAGATAAAAGGGGATAATAATGATGTTGCCGATCCTTATTGGGTAACTGAAGGTCAAATTACCTCTAGGGTTTTAACTTTTAATGGTCAACCTGTAATTATTCCTAAAATAGGATACCTCTCCATATGGATAAGAGGACTTTAATATTTCATGATTAATTATATTGGGTATATGGCAATTTAAATAATAGTTTCATATCTTAAATCAATTTTAATTAATCGTTATTTTTATTATTTTAATAATAATTTTTTATAG
Coding sequences within:
- a CDS encoding signal peptidase I — its product is MNLKEIAVYIVLIIFVLIAAQHLNVVVSGSMEPVMYRGDIVVLEKANLLGLQEFNPAEVEVGDIVVYNAAWHEGPVIHRVIEKGQINGTTVFKIKGDNNDVADPYWVTEGQITSRVLTFNGQPVIIPKIGYLSIWIRGL